The stretch of DNA CATGTTGCGACTCCGGATTGATCTTTTGCAACAAAAGATGGATCACTTGTCGTTCAAGATCGATCTTTAGTCATTCAAGATCCATCTTCAGTCATTCCAGATCGATCTTGAATCACCGAAGATCGATCATTAATCATTGAAGCTCGATCTTGAGCTGCTCAAGATCCCTCTTCAGTCACCCGGGATCGATCTTGAGCCACCGAAGATCGTTCTTTTGTTAACCCGGGAGCGACCGGGAACCCGTCATTCAACCACCGGCTGGGAAAACCAACTTGTATTCGCCGGGAGAGATTTGTAATTTTTTAATAGCAAAGTCTGGCGGCGATGTTACGTAAAAACTATATGAAACGCTTGAAGAAAAAACCCAGAAAAGATATAATGACAGAAAGATTTCATTCAGAGAATGGCCGGAATATCCGCCGGCGGGCAAGTTGAGTTTTGGGAGCCGGGAAGCGTGCGGCGTATTTCTCTTGATTCCTAAACTAAAAAATCCGATCGTTTGACAGCCGGCTATCCGGATAGAAATATGATCGGAATCCTTTTTTCATCTTAAATTTAAATTGAATTCGCATTGAAAAACGGAGGAGGTTTCGAGTTTTGAGCAAGCGCGTTTATAATTTCAATCCCGGCCCGGCGATTCTGCCTTTGCCCGTGCTGGAGGAAGCCCAACGGGATCTGTTGGATTTTAAGGGCAGCGGGATGTCGGTCTTGGAGGTCAGCCACCGCGGCAAGGCTTATGAGGAACTCCATAATGAAACCGAAACCTTGTTCAAGGAACTGCTGGGCGCCCCCGCCGATTACCGGGTGCTCTTCATGGGCGGCGGAGCCAGCGCCCAGTTCGCTCTGGTGCCGATGAACTTTCTGCCGGCCGGGGCGGTGGCCGATTACATCCTTACCGGCAGCTTCGCCGAGAAAGCGTTTGAAGAGGCGGCCCGCGTCGGGGAAGTCCATAGCGCGGCCAGTTCCAAGGCGACCCATTATGACCGGATTCCCCGGCCGGACGAGATTCAGTTGAGTCCCGACGCCGCCTATGTCCATATCACCTCCAACAATACGATCTTCGGCACCCAATGGCCGGTATTGCCGGAGTTCCCCGGTGTGCCGCTGGTGGCCGACATGTCCAGCGATATTCTGTCCCGGCCGTTCGATGTCTCCAAGTTCGGCCTGATTTACGCCGGCGCCCAGAAAAACCTCGGACCCTCCGGCGTGACCGTGGTCCTGATCAGCCCGGAAATGCTGGCCAAGGTCAATAAGAACCTGCCGGTTATTTTCCAATATACCACCTATGCCAAGAACAACTCGCTCTATAACACCCCGGCCACGTTCGCGGTGTATATCGTCAATTTGGTCTTGAAGTGGCTCAAAGCCAACGGCGGCCTAGCCGCCATGGAGCAACGGAACCGGGAGAAAGCGGCGCTGATCTACGACGCGCTGGACGCCTCGGGCGGATTTTACAAAGGGCACGCCGCCAAAGAGTTCCGTTCCTTGATGAATGTAACCTTCCGTTTGCCCGGCGAGGAGCTGGAGGCGGCCTTTGTGAGCGAGGCCAAGCAGCTGGATCTGATCGGCTTGAAGGGCCATCGCTCGGTCGGAGGAATGCGGGCTTCGATCTATAACGCGATGCCGGTGGAAGGCTGCCGCGCCCTGGCGGATTTCATGCGCGATTTCGCCAAGCGGAACGGCTGATCGCGGCGATTGGTTTTGATTTTGGTTGTTCTACCGCTACCGGGACCCCTCGGTAGCGTTTTTATAAGGACGGCGATTTCTTGGAGAATTCTTTGAAGGTAGCGGGAATGAAAAAATTTATAAGAATCTTTGAAAAATTACGAAATGGTCGGGCGAGTCATTGATTCTTTGCGCAGAGACGGTTTATTAAGAATATTCAGTGATTGTTTGGCAGAATGGTAGGGAAAAACAAAAAAATAGCGAAATATAACAAGGAAGGATTCATTCTGCCATAACTGGAGCAAAAAGGCTAAACCATTGAAAAAGGTGAAGAGGGCTTTCGCCCCCTTCCATGTAACGGTATGCCGATTCATCGGATTGCAGCGCCAAATGGCTGCCAAGTTGGGTTTCTGGTGTGACCTTCTAATAGCTGAAGAAAACGTGGTTGCCGATGACGGTGGTCACCGGATGGGAACGGACCCATTGATTGGTGGTTTTGTCGGGGTTATAGAATCCGTTCGCGCCGTAGCTTGGATCCCAGCCGGAGACCGCCGACTGGACCGCCCGAATCGCGCTGGATGACGCCGCAAGGTTGATCCGGCCGTCCAACACCGGGCTGTACTGATAGCTGCCGTTGTCCACCTGGTAGATGATTCCGGAAATGGTCTTCGGATAACGCGAGTCGCGCAAGCGGTTTAAGATGGTGGCGGCTACCGCGACTTGTCCGCTGAACGGTTCGCCGTCGGATTCGGCGGTCACCAGGCGGGCCAACAGATCCAGATCATTTTGGCTTAAGGTGTAATTGTAATAACTGGTACCCGAGTTGCCCGAGGGGCTGCCCGGTATCTGCAGCGTCTGGCCTGGCGAAAGCGAATCCCCGCTCAGATTATTGGCCTGGCGGAGCGCGTCCACCGTGGTCCCGTATTTTTGGGCGATCAAATACAAGCTATCGCCGCTCTGGACCGTGTAAGTGGTTCCGCTGCTACCCGGGTTGCTGCTCCCTCCGGCCGGAATTTTGAGCGATTGCCCGACTTGCAGGTTGGTTCCGGAGATGCCATTGGCGCTCTGCAAAGCGGCAACGGTTGTCCCATATCTTTGGGCGATCAGATACAGCGTGTCCCCGGCTTGAACCCGATAGGTAGTGCCCGATCCGGAACCGGAGGAGGTCGGAATGATCAGCTGTTGACCGACCATCAGGGAATTGCCTGAGAGGTTATTGGCGCTCCGCAACGCATCGATGGATACTCCGTAGCGCTGGGAAAGCAGGTATAAAGTATCTCCGGCGCGAACTGTATAGGAAGAACCCGAACCGGAATTGGAATTCTTCCCCGCGCCTCCGGTAGCGATTTTGAGCGCTTGTCCGGGGTAAATCTCGGTGGATGAAAGTCCATTCGCTTGTTGCAGGGCAGCGGCGGTGGTTCCGTAACGCGCTGCGATGGTATAGAGTGAGTCGCCTGACTTCACATAATAAGTTTGTCCCCAAGTTGCTTGCGCTGTCAGAACGATCGAACCGGAAACCAGGATCGAAACTAGAACCTTTTTAAACTGCACATTCTCAGCTCCCTTTTTGTCCGTAGTGATCCACGGCGGGCAAAAAGTGTTGGCTGCCAATATTGCTGGGTTTGGGCTGCGTCTGAAGCTGTGTCCGTTAGTAAACCGTGGTAAAATGAATTGCCGCGCTGGAAACGATGACCTGCATATTCAGGTGTTTTCCATAGCTAGCAGATTCTTTACCGGCTGGAAGTCTCCTTGTGGGAATGAGTGGCAGTTCCAACGGTACCCGTTCCTGGCTGTTTTGGAACTTATTGGTTTTTGGGCGGGATGGGGCAAAAGGGGATCGTTTGAGTGCCGACCCCCGATTACGCGAGAAGCGCGGGAGAAGCGGTCAGTAGAGATTGGGAAGCCGATTCGCCAGGCGGACGCAGCGAAAAATATCCGCGACCAGCGCGGGAGCGATCGGAAAGTGGCGGGATTCGGGATCGGCCGCCAGATGCTGAAAGAGATGTTCCGAATCACGGATCAATTGCGACAAAAAGTAGGCGAAGTTCAGCGACCAGTGATAGCCCTCCCAGGAATTGGCGGGGCGGATGGATAACAGCATTTGTAAATGGTCGGCCAGGGCCTCAAATTGACGCAGATCCCGGTCAACCGGATCCGGCGCCGGGACGCGCTGACCCGATCGCGCCATTATCCGTAGCAGCTCCAGCATGGCTGTGACCCAGGCTTCGGCGGATTCTTGGATCGAACGGTTGGCTGAGTTCATGGCGATTCCCCCAAAAATATTGGTACTTTAGCATATTCAGCCCGCTACCGCCGGGGTGAATAAGAATCGCTCCCTTGGCGGGGACGGGCGGGCGGTTTTTTACTGAATGAGAGCATTGCATAATTAATAAAAAACTTTTTTCCGGCCGCAGGGCTTGTTGCGGTAATTGTGCAATTCTCCGCAATGGAACGTTTCTCGGGGTTTTCAAAGGATAAATTTGAATGAGACGAAGGTAGCCAATGAACAAGCAGATTTTATTCGTGGATGATGAGGCGGCGAGCCTTGAAAGGGTCAAACAGGAGCTGAACGGGGTTTTTCCCGATTGGGAAGGCGAATATGCCCCAAGCGCCGAAGCGGCTCTGGCGTTATTGGGCGAGCGTTCTTTTGCGGTCGTGGTGGTCGATTTCGAGATCGCGCGCCGGGAGAACTCCAAGCTCCTGCATGTGCTCATGAAACGGCATCCGGAGACGATCCGGGTCATCGCCGCCGCCAGTGCGGCCAGGGCTCAGGTCATGCGGATCACCAAAGCGGCGCATCGTTTTTTAGCCAAGCCGATTCAACTGGACGTATTAAAGTGTATTATCGAACGGAACCTCAAGTATCGAGAGCTTCTCCGGAACAAGACCTTGATCCGCTTGACGACCGGCGTCGGGAAACTGCCGAGTTTTCCGCCGCTCTATTACCAGATCCTTCGCGAACTGCAGTCGCCCGAGGGTTCCCTGCGTAAAGTCGGTCAGATGGTCGCCGAAGACGTGGCGTTGACCGCCAAGGTTTTGCAGGTGGTGAATTCCGCTTATTTTGGCTTATCCCGCAAGATTATGACCCCGCAACAAGCCGTCGCCCTATTGGGTTTGGACGTGTTGCGGGCGCTGGTGGTTTATACGTATGCCTTCGCCAATTTCAAAGTCCATCCCAAGCTGGAGGATTTCTCCGTCAAACGCCTTTCCCAGCACAGCCTGCTCGTGGGCAAGCTGGCCCAGGCCCTGGCCCATGAGGAACAGGCCGATAAAAGCCTGGAAGAGGAGTCGCTCAGCGCCGGGATCCTGCATGATATCGGGAAACTGGTCTTGATTCAATCGCCGGATCAATACCTGGAAGCGCTCAATTACAGTCAGGCCCGGGGTTGCAGCGATTTCTTGGCCGAATACGAGGTTTTCGGAGCCTCCCATGCCGAGGTCGGAGCCTATCTGCTGGGATTATGGGGCATCCCGGAACCGGTGGTGTTGGCGGTGGCTTTTCATCATCATCCATCCAAACTCATGGAGGACGGCTTTGGCGCCTTAACCACCATCCACGCGGCCAATGCGCTGGTGAATGCCGACTCCGCCGGTAATGCCGACTCCGCCGGTAATGCCGGCGATATCCCGGGGCTGGATCTCTTTTACCTGACGCAGATCGGAAAACGCAACCAAATGGCGAAATGGTTGCCGCTGGCGCGGAAAGTCATGGAGGATAGCGCGGATCTCCGCTTGATTTAAAAGCGTTGTGATAAACCCTGTCCGAAGGCCAGGGTGAACACAAAAGCTCAGAAAAGCAAGTGATAAAGTCGTTTTTAGTCCATTGAAAGCATGATTTCCGAATTTGAGGACTTTACACATGGCTTTTAAGTCTTTTGCCAGTGAATCCGATGCAGAGGCGGCTTGAAGCCGCCTCTTTTTTGTCAACTTTCCCTTATGGATGAGGAGTTGAAAAATTCTTTCAGCGGCGGAAGAATTTCCGCAGCCATCGAAAGATTGAAAAATGTTTGGGGCAGAGCTCGCAGGTCTGGGAAGGTTGTTCTCCCAGCCGGAAGTCCCGTTCTTCAAGCTCCTTGCAGTAGGGCGAGGGAAGCAAGCCGGAACGCTTGCAGACTTGCAGCCGGATGAAGCGGTGCTTGTCGCAATACGTTGTGGGTTCGGTACCCGTCAGGAAGTATTCGGTGGCGGCGGGGCAGAAGGCGGTGGCCCGAAGCCCCGTTTCTTTGCAAATAGTAACCTTGGCGACTTGGTCGGGAATCACGAAATCCCGGAGCGGGGCTCCGGCCAGCGCTTGGTTCATAAAATCGGCCCAGATGGGCGCAGCCACTCGGTTGGCGGCGCCGGGCAGCGGCCGCTCGTTGCGGTCGCATCCCACATAGACGCAGGCTAACAAGTCCGGGGTATAACCGATAAACCAGGCATCCCGGTTCTGTTCGGTGGTGCCGGTTTTGCCAGCCGCCGGACGGCGGATCAGCTGTTGAAGGTTGGCGGCGGTCCCGCCGTCGCGCAGCACCCCGGTCATGGCTTGGGTAATCAGATAGGCGATGCCGGGGGAGACGACTTTCTTAAATTGGGTGGGCGCTTGGTAAATGACCCGGCCTTGCGGGTCGAGGATCCGGCGAATAGCGGTCGGGGCAATCTTGTAACCGCTATTGGCCAGCGGCAGATAGGCTCCGGTCAATTCCAGCGGCGTCATTTCGCCGGTCCCCAGCGCCAGTGAGAGGTGGCGGGGGAGCCGCGACTCAATTCCCAAGGTTTTGGCAAAACCGATGATAGCGGGGATCCCCAGTTGTTCCAAGAGTTTCACCGCGACCACATTGCTGGAACAGGCCAGCGCTTCACGCAGCGTCAGCAGGCCGCTGGCAGCGGCGTTCTGATCGTCGGTGGGGAAATAGCGCCGGGATCCGTCCCGGTATAATTTGGGTGAGCGGTCAATTTTGCTGGCCAAGGTGTAGCCGCGGCCCAGCGCTTCGGCATACAGGAGCGGCTTGAAAGAAGAACCGGGTTGGCGCCGGGCTTGCGTTGCCCGGTTGAACTGTGATTTGTCGAAATCGGTCCCGCCCACCAGCGCCCGGATTTCACCATTGGACGGATCGACGGCGATCAATGCCCCTTGCGGCTGGGAGAGCCCTTTTTCGTCCTCCAGCAGGCGCGGCAGTCCTTTTCCGAGCGCCCGCTCGGCTTGGTCTTGAAGTCTGGGATCGAGCGTGGTCTCGATCCGCAATCCGCCGGTCTCCAAGATGCCGGGATCCTTCGGGAACAGCTTCGCGATTTCTTCCTGGAGCAGCAGCATAAAATAGGGAGCCGGCCGGGGTTTGGCTCTCAGGCCGGCCAGGCGCAACGGTTGGCTGCGGAACCGTTTGGCCGCGGTGCGGCTGATGTATCGGCATTCAACCATGCGCTCCAGGACTTGGGCGATCCGCCGCTGTGCGTCCTCAGGATGCAGGTAGGGCGAGTAGTAGGCCGGTCCTTTGGGCAATCCGGCCAACAGCGCCAGCTCGGCCTGGTTGAGCTGCTTCATTTCCCGGCCGAAATAGGTTTGGGCCGCCACTTTGATGCCGTAGGCGCCGTGGCCGAAGTAGATCTGGTTTAGATACAGCTCCAGAATCTGGTCTTTGGAAAGGCTCAACTCCAGTTTGATGGCATAGAAAAGCTCCTTGATCTTGCGGAGCAGCGTCCGCCGCTGATCAAGATAAGCGTTTTTGACCAGTTGCTGAGTGATGGTGCTGCCGCCCTGTTCGAGCCGGCCGCGCGTCAGATCGTGAATGGCCGCCTTGAGAATCCGGCCGAGATTGACGCCGTGGTGTTGATAGAACCGGTGATCTTCGGTGGCTAAAAAGGCTTGGCTGAGGAAGGAGGGGACTTCGCTCAGGCGAATCGGCAGCCGGTTTTGGATGTAGAAGGTAGTGACCAGGTGATTATCTCTATCCAATACCTCCGAGGCGGCCGGCAGCTGCGGCGGCGGCACCGGCAGGCCGAGGGCGACGAGCAGCGTTCCCAGGACAACCACCACGGCTACCAGAAGGACGGTATTCCAGTTTGAATGGGTCCAATGCGCCGGCCGCGGCAGTTTAAACACAGGGAACTCCCCTTTGCAGGCTGATTCAGAGAATTTCAAATTACCATAAGATTCCTTTCGCAATACAATATATAGTGAGTAGCCCGGATATATCAATCAATATATTGTGGTGCGAAGCTTTTTCCGAAGAGATTTGAAATTCTCTCGCTTGTTAACTCCAGTCCATTCGGAAAGAATGCCGGAATTCAAGTTCATCGTATATAATATGCCCCCGGTGGTAAATTTTATGAAACGGCAGGGAATTGGGGAATGATGTGGAAGCAATGATGATAGGATGACTTTCGCAGAGAAAAAAGCAAACAAAGCCATAGATACATAAGCAAAAAGAAAAAAAAGAAAGTTAGCTTGACAAACGGCCTAAAAGCAGAACTGATATTGAATATTGAGGGGGAAAAACTTATGGATGCTTGTTCCTTTGGCCCACGGTTCCGGCGGCGGGTTACTTTTTTAGCGGTAAAAAAGTAACCAAAAAACCGTTGGAACCTACGGATTTCAAGCCTCCCTCATTCATCCCGGTTCTAGAACGTCTTCGCCATCCCTGGCCATCTGTCTGGCAACCAGGTCATGGCTTCCGTTCCCGACCGCTGTTTTTCATCCTCCTATGCAACGACATTATCGTAAATCACATGATTTGCGAAAAAACGGTAAAGCGTTCGTTATTTTCGCAAATCATCTATACTCGAGGAATAATGTCGTTGCATTGGAAAAGAAGCGGCGCCGACTCCCTCCATGGAGACGGTTGCTATTTTGTCTTTTCTGGTTTTTAATCAAACTCAAAAGTCGTTAGAAGCTCTTAGCTTACGAAACAGTAACCGCCTTCAGGGAAGAAGGCGGACGCCGCATATTTTCGTGGATGAAAAACCTGCGGTCGTCAGCGGAAGCCTACACTTGGTTGCCAGTCGGAATGCCAGGGATGGCGGCGGCATGCTAGAACCCCGGATGAATGAGGAGGTGTTGGAACCTCGGTTCTCAGGGGCAGGACGCCCTAAAGATGAGGCCCCATGGATGGAAAAGGCCGAATCCAACTGGGCGGAATCCAAAGGTGCGCGGAGCGAAGCTCTGCGGTTTCAGAAGGTGAAATTCCAACCCCGGAAAGGCCCAGCCAGCCACCGGGAATCGAGTCTTGAGTTGTGGAAAGCAATGACCATAACTAAGCGTAGACAGAGCGAACGACAGACCGTAACG from Hydrogenispora ethanolica encodes:
- the serC gene encoding 3-phosphoserine/phosphohydroxythreonine transaminase, with the translated sequence MSKRVYNFNPGPAILPLPVLEEAQRDLLDFKGSGMSVLEVSHRGKAYEELHNETETLFKELLGAPADYRVLFMGGGASAQFALVPMNFLPAGAVADYILTGSFAEKAFEEAARVGEVHSAASSKATHYDRIPRPDEIQLSPDAAYVHITSNNTIFGTQWPVLPEFPGVPLVADMSSDILSRPFDVSKFGLIYAGAQKNLGPSGVTVVLISPEMLAKVNKNLPVIFQYTTYAKNNSLYNTPATFAVYIVNLVLKWLKANGGLAAMEQRNREKAALIYDALDASGGFYKGHAAKEFRSLMNVTFRLPGEELEAAFVSEAKQLDLIGLKGHRSVGGMRASIYNAMPVEGCRALADFMRDFAKRNG
- a CDS encoding LysM peptidoglycan-binding domain-containing protein → MQFKKVLVSILVSGSIVLTAQATWGQTYYVKSGDSLYTIAARYGTTAAALQQANGLSSTEIYPGQALKIATGGAGKNSNSGSGSSYTVRAGDTLYLLSQRYGVSIDALRSANNLSGNSLMVGQQLIIPTSSGSGSGTTYRVQAGDTLYLIAQRYGTTVAALQSANGISGTNLQVGQSLKIPAGGSSNPGSSGTTYTVQSGDSLYLIAQKYGTTVDALRQANNLSGDSLSPGQTLQIPGSPSGNSGTSYYNYTLSQNDLDLLARLVTAESDGEPFSGQVAVAATILNRLRDSRYPKTISGIIYQVDNGSYQYSPVLDGRINLAASSSAIRAVQSAVSGWDPSYGANGFYNPDKTTNQWVRSHPVTTVIGNHVFFSY
- a CDS encoding response regulator, with product MNKQILFVDDEAASLERVKQELNGVFPDWEGEYAPSAEAALALLGERSFAVVVVDFEIARRENSKLLHVLMKRHPETIRVIAAASAARAQVMRITKAAHRFLAKPIQLDVLKCIIERNLKYRELLRNKTLIRLTTGVGKLPSFPPLYYQILRELQSPEGSLRKVGQMVAEDVALTAKVLQVVNSAYFGLSRKIMTPQQAVALLGLDVLRALVVYTYAFANFKVHPKLEDFSVKRLSQHSLLVGKLAQALAHEEQADKSLEEESLSAGILHDIGKLVLIQSPDQYLEALNYSQARGCSDFLAEYEVFGASHAEVGAYLLGLWGIPEPVVLAVAFHHHPSKLMEDGFGALTTIHAANALVNADSAGNADSAGNAGDIPGLDLFYLTQIGKRNQMAKWLPLARKVMEDSADLRLI
- a CDS encoding transglycosylase domain-containing protein; this encodes MFKLPRPAHWTHSNWNTVLLVAVVVVLGTLLVALGLPVPPPQLPAASEVLDRDNHLVTTFYIQNRLPIRLSEVPSFLSQAFLATEDHRFYQHHGVNLGRILKAAIHDLTRGRLEQGGSTITQQLVKNAYLDQRRTLLRKIKELFYAIKLELSLSKDQILELYLNQIYFGHGAYGIKVAAQTYFGREMKQLNQAELALLAGLPKGPAYYSPYLHPEDAQRRIAQVLERMVECRYISRTAAKRFRSQPLRLAGLRAKPRPAPYFMLLLQEEIAKLFPKDPGILETGGLRIETTLDPRLQDQAERALGKGLPRLLEDEKGLSQPQGALIAVDPSNGEIRALVGGTDFDKSQFNRATQARRQPGSSFKPLLYAEALGRGYTLASKIDRSPKLYRDGSRRYFPTDDQNAAASGLLTLREALACSSNVVAVKLLEQLGIPAIIGFAKTLGIESRLPRHLSLALGTGEMTPLELTGAYLPLANSGYKIAPTAIRRILDPQGRVIYQAPTQFKKVVSPGIAYLITQAMTGVLRDGGTAANLQQLIRRPAAGKTGTTEQNRDAWFIGYTPDLLACVYVGCDRNERPLPGAANRVAAPIWADFMNQALAGAPLRDFVIPDQVAKVTICKETGLRATAFCPAATEYFLTGTEPTTYCDKHRFIRLQVCKRSGLLPSPYCKELEERDFRLGEQPSQTCELCPKHFSIFRWLRKFFRR